TTGTAACGGTTTAATGTAGCTTTCTCGGAACAATTGTTCATAGCTTTGACCAGTAATCTGCGACATAATGCCACATAAATAAATATAATTAAGTGAACTATAATGCCATTGCCCTAGCAGTTTTGACGTAAATATCGTTCTGGCAGCATCGTGATTAATGTTGTCATCGTCGGATATAAAATGCTTACGGCCCAATTTGGCTCCAGGCTTTAAGTCCAGACCAGCAGTCATTGTCAGCAGGTTTTTAATCGTTATCTTTTTAGCTCCCGGAATTTCCGGATAAAACTTACTTAAATGATCGTGCAGATTTAATTTTCCTTTTTGCACTTCGTGCATTACCATTGCGGCCGTCATCGACTTTTGGACAGAATTAATTAAATAACTAGTGTCAGTCGTGTTTTCTGTAGCATAGTCCAGCAAAGTTTTACCATTTTTAATTACTAAAACAGAACCTTTTATTCCCAGAGCATCAATTTTCTGGCGCACTAATTGTCTTTTAAACTTTCCTTCTGACTTGTATCTGCAGGCGTCTTATCAGTTACACTAATTGCATACGGCTTGTTTTGCCATTTTTTAGTGTAAAAATAATTATGAATATTATAGTTATAAGGCAAGTTAGTTTTTGCCATGAACGGCTTAACCGCTTGATCAACTGCAACCCAGCCGCGCCAACCAAGGTGAATCGTATCTTCCATAAAGTACTGTTGTCCGCCGCGTTTTGATAAATCTTCAACGTTAGCAAAACCTTGACTGGCAAGCTGATACTTAATCTTAGAAACGGACCTCTGGTACATCTTTTGTGATAAGCCAGTATAGCTTGCCCACTTATGATTAATTGGCGGTATGATAAACAACACGTTAGTGTGTTGCTTAGCAAACTGCTGCAGCATTAATTCAAAATCACTATATTCAGCTGACTTAGTATAATCAAACTTGCGTTGGCTATTCTTCAGCTTGCGTAAATTCTTTTTATCCAGCCTCGTTCTATAGAAGCTATTATTAATCCCAAACGTGTTGGAATTAGTATGCTTGGCTGCTTGCTCATCAGCAACTTGCTCAAGCCCAGCAACTGAATATTGCTTAGGCAATAGCCTTGCACGAGCGCGAATTTTTTGAATCCGATCACGCAGTTGGAACGTACTAAAGAATTTA
The sequence above is a segment of the Lactobacillus sp. ESL0677 genome. Coding sequences within it:
- a CDS encoding serine hydrolase domain-containing protein, with the translated sequence MRQKIDALGIKGSVLVIKNGKTLLDYATENTTDTSYLINSVQKSMTAAMVMHEVQKGKLNLHDHLSKFYPEIPGAKKITIKNLLTMTAGLDLKPGAKLGRKHFISDDDNINHDAARTIFTSKLLGQWHYSSLNYIYLCGIMSQITGQSYEQLFRESYIKPLQLKHTAFLWSKSEKIIGSGLVPGMIYHHGRYITVKHKAALRDARNELGAGSVVMSNEDVAKVMHYILAGKILTNASRKLLYEAGPPVYYNGGLYNNIKYNVKTANGAGEGYYTFMRTTDNGKTMMIIQSNQTKAGQFVILKAEINQIMGRLIGLKSGSENITG
- the dltD gene encoding D-alanyl-lipoteichoic acid biosynthesis protein DltD: MNNKRRLWQIFGPVLCAIILLLVILLLPWERTFSKDSIYQAANSQTTTIFKGSRMKQNAFDEGYVPFYGSSELSRMDPLHPSVLAEKYHRNYRPFLLGGPGSQSLAQFLGMQGTAQQLKNKKAVVIISPQWFTKKGQDPNAFTLYYSPLQACNFLLGIKKSTITNRYAAKRFLQMPEVKGEIKSGMRKVAQGQQLSSTQRFILENQRRMLNTEDKFFSTFQLRDRIQKIRARARLLPKQYSVAGLEQVADEQAAKHTNSNTFGINNSFYRTRLDKKNLRKLKNSQRKFDYTKSAEYSDFELMLQQFAKQHTNVLFIIPPINHKWASYTGLSQKMYQRSVSKIKYQLASQGFANVEDLSKRGGQQYFMEDTIHLGWRGWVAVDQAVKPFMAKTNLPYNYNIHNYFYTKKWQNKPYAISVTDKTPADTSQKESLKDN